One Bdellovibrio bacteriovorus str. Tiberius DNA segment encodes these proteins:
- the atpC gene encoding ATP synthase F1 subunit epsilon → MKLTIVTPEKRILVGQEVDEVTVPAFKGELNILPGHAPLITTLETGVMKWKLKGKEKQDLAVISWGYCQVSPEGVNILANIADLPEDIDLQATKEFLALSEKKIMNELITDEDWAEFQRDWAHARAKIEAAEQQPAKK, encoded by the coding sequence ATGAAACTGACAATCGTGACACCGGAAAAGCGCATCCTTGTTGGCCAAGAGGTCGACGAGGTGACTGTTCCAGCATTCAAGGGAGAGTTGAACATTCTTCCTGGTCACGCTCCATTGATCACCACTCTGGAAACAGGCGTGATGAAATGGAAACTCAAAGGGAAAGAAAAGCAGGACTTGGCTGTTATCAGCTGGGGTTACTGCCAGGTTTCCCCTGAGGGCGTGAATATTCTTGCCAACATCGCGGACCTTCCTGAAGACATTGATCTTCAGGCGACAAAAGAGTTCCTGGCTCTTTCTGAAAAGAAGATCATGAACGAATTGATCACAGACGAGGACTGGGCAGAGTTCCAGCGCGACTGGGCTCACGCGAGAGCGAAAATCGAAGCGGCTGAACAACAGCCAGCTAAGAAGTAA